The following coding sequences lie in one Mycobacterium sp. DL440 genomic window:
- a CDS encoding aldehyde dehydrogenase family protein: MTATPDVALTGEFTGSGTIHNPATGAVAGQVTWTAATDVPRIAAGLREAQKEWEARGAKGRAKVLSRYAVWLGDHREEIEKLLIAETGKSAMDAAQEVPLLIMILSYYIKVVEKAMAPDSRPAPLPFLSIKKIAVHYRPRPVIGIIAPWNYPVANAMMDAIGALAAGCAVLLKPSERTPLTAEVLLRGWLDSGAPEVFALAQGARAVSEAVIDNSDYIQFTGSSATGAKVMERAARRLTPVSLELGGKDPLIVLEDADVELAANAAVWGAMFNAGQTCVSVERVYALEPVYDQFVAATVRAVENLKMGTGEGYHFGSQIDESQVAITERHVNEAVAAGAKALTGGKRPEGGGSFFEPTVLVDVDHSMACMSEETFGPTLPIMKVSSVEEAVRLANDSPYGLSASVFSKDVERAKTIALQLDCGAVNINDVISNLMCTTAPMGGWKTSGIGARFGGVDGVRKFCKQETVVVPRTNVGAGGSYYNNSEKALARMNKLMTKLALSRPRRKSK; this comes from the coding sequence ATGACAGCGACGCCAGATGTAGCTCTGACCGGAGAGTTCACAGGTTCCGGCACCATCCACAACCCCGCGACCGGCGCCGTCGCCGGCCAGGTGACCTGGACCGCCGCCACCGACGTGCCGCGTATCGCGGCCGGCCTGCGCGAAGCGCAGAAGGAATGGGAGGCCCGCGGCGCCAAAGGCCGCGCCAAGGTCCTGTCCCGCTACGCGGTGTGGCTGGGGGACCACCGCGAGGAGATCGAGAAGCTCCTGATCGCCGAGACCGGCAAGTCGGCCATGGACGCCGCGCAGGAGGTCCCGCTGCTGATCATGATCCTGTCGTACTACATCAAGGTGGTCGAGAAGGCGATGGCGCCGGATTCCCGTCCGGCCCCGCTGCCCTTCCTGTCCATCAAGAAGATCGCTGTGCATTACCGGCCGCGTCCCGTCATCGGGATCATCGCGCCGTGGAACTACCCCGTGGCCAACGCCATGATGGACGCCATCGGCGCCCTGGCCGCCGGATGCGCGGTGCTGCTCAAGCCCTCCGAGCGCACCCCGCTGACCGCCGAGGTGCTGCTGCGCGGCTGGCTGGATTCCGGTGCCCCCGAGGTGTTCGCGCTGGCGCAGGGTGCGCGTGCGGTGTCCGAGGCCGTCATCGACAACTCTGACTACATCCAGTTCACCGGGTCCAGTGCCACGGGCGCCAAGGTGATGGAGCGCGCGGCCCGCCGCCTCACCCCGGTGAGCCTGGAGCTCGGCGGCAAGGATCCGCTGATCGTGCTGGAAGACGCCGACGTCGAGCTGGCCGCCAATGCCGCGGTGTGGGGCGCGATGTTCAACGCCGGCCAGACCTGTGTGTCCGTCGAGCGGGTCTACGCGCTTGAGCCCGTCTACGACCAGTTCGTGGCGGCCACCGTGCGTGCCGTGGAGAACCTCAAGATGGGCACCGGCGAGGGCTACCACTTCGGCTCTCAGATCGACGAGAGCCAGGTGGCGATCACCGAACGCCACGTCAACGAGGCCGTCGCCGCCGGCGCCAAGGCGCTGACCGGAGGCAAGCGCCCCGAAGGTGGGGGCAGCTTCTTCGAGCCGACCGTGCTTGTCGACGTCGACCACTCGATGGCCTGCATGAGCGAGGAAACCTTCGGGCCGACGCTGCCGATCATGAAGGTCTCCTCGGTCGAGGAGGCCGTCCGGCTGGCCAACGACAGTCCGTACGGGCTGAGCGCATCGGTGTTCTCCAAGGACGTCGAGCGGGCCAAAACGATTGCACTGCAGCTCGATTGCGGCGCGGTCAACATCAATGACGTGATCTCCAACTTGATGTGCACCACCGCCCCGATGGGCGGCTGGAAGACCTCGGGCATCGGCGCGCGCTTCGGCGGGGTCGACGGGGTCCGCAAGTTCTGCAAGCAGGAGACCGTGGTGGTGCCGCGCACCAACGTCGGCGCCGGCGGCAGCTACTACAACAACTCGGAGAAGGCACTGGCCCGGATGAACAAGCTGATGACCAAGCTTGCGCTGTCGCGTCCGCGCCGTAAGTCCAAGTAA
- the ppk2 gene encoding polyphosphate kinase 2 produces MTLDITGYAVRDDDDDDPVLLLEPSGEVIDTWRENYPYSDRMSRQEYEEQKRLLQIELLKLQKWSQGNGLRHVIVFEGRDAAGKGGTIKRFTEHLNPRGARVVALEKPTEKERTQWYFQRYVQHLPAAGEIVLFDRSWYNRAGVERVMGYCSPKQHAEFIRQAPLFEQMLVNDGISLTKLWFSVTQSEQRTRFTIRQVDPVRQWKLSPTDLASLDKWEDYTAAKEDMFAWTDTEMAPWTVVKSNDKKRARINAMRYVLGKFDYDNKDFEVVGHADPLIVGRALSD; encoded by the coding sequence GTGACTCTGGACATCACCGGCTACGCGGTCCGTGACGACGACGATGACGACCCCGTGCTGCTGCTGGAACCCAGCGGCGAGGTCATCGACACCTGGCGGGAGAACTACCCGTACTCCGACCGCATGTCGCGCCAGGAGTACGAGGAGCAGAAGCGGCTGCTGCAGATCGAACTGCTGAAGCTGCAGAAGTGGAGCCAGGGCAACGGGCTGCGGCATGTCATCGTCTTCGAGGGACGTGACGCGGCCGGTAAAGGCGGCACCATCAAGCGGTTCACGGAGCACCTGAACCCCCGCGGGGCCCGCGTCGTCGCGCTGGAGAAACCCACCGAAAAAGAACGCACCCAGTGGTATTTCCAGCGCTACGTACAGCACCTGCCTGCCGCCGGTGAGATCGTCCTGTTCGACCGCTCCTGGTACAACCGCGCCGGGGTGGAGCGGGTGATGGGCTACTGCTCGCCCAAGCAGCATGCCGAGTTCATCCGGCAGGCCCCGTTGTTCGAGCAGATGCTGGTCAACGACGGCATCAGCCTCACCAAGCTGTGGTTCTCCGTCACGCAATCCGAGCAGCGCACCCGGTTCACCATCCGCCAGGTCGACCCGGTGCGCCAGTGGAAACTCTCACCCACCGACCTCGCGTCGCTGGACAAATGGGAGGACTACACCGCGGCCAAGGAAGACATGTTCGCCTGGACCGACACCGAAATGGCGCCCTGGACCGTGGTCAAGAGCAATGACAAGAAACGCGCCCGCATCAACGCCATGCGCTACGTGCTCGGTAAGTTCGACTACGACAACAAGGATTTTGAGGTGGTCGGCCACGCCGATCCACTGATCGTGGGGCGTGCCCTGTCGGACTGA
- a CDS encoding prolyl oligopeptidase family protein, whose translation MAADPYLWLEDITGDDALAWVRAHNEPTIAQLSGERFETMRSDVLEILDTDARIPYPGRRGEYLYNFWRDEANPRGLWRRTTLESYRTNEPDWDVILDLDELARAEDENWVWAGPEVIEPDHTLAMISLSRGGADATVVREFDMRTREFVSGGFELAEAKSSVSWEDEDTLLVCTDFGEGSMTESGYPRIAKRWRRGQLLTEAETVYEAEPTDVRVIASIDRTPGFEHTRLGRYTDFYHRIRYEVRDGELIEIKVPTDSSLSLHREWLLISLRTDWQVGGVTYPAGALLGAKFDDFLSGTADLTMIYEPDEHSCLSSVQWTKEKLILITLRDVASHVEVVTPGTWERRDAPDIPPAADTIVVDIDYLGDEVFYNSSGFTTPSRLLYGTAGGPLVQVKSAPAFYDATGIGVEQYFATSKDGTKVPYFVVGRRDEPSPTHLYGYGGFQNSLTPGYIGGAGRAWLERGGTYVQANIRGGGEYGPVWHKQAMRENRHVVYEDFAAVAADLVRRGITTVEQLGASGGSNGGLLMGVILTHYPELFGALVCSVPLLDMKRFHLLLAGASWVAEYGNPDDPADWEFMSKYSPYQNISTSATYPPILITTSTRDDRVHPGHARKMTAALAAAGHRVLYYENIEGGHGGAADNKQSAFKAALTYEFLWQTLGDRA comes from the coding sequence GTGGCAGCGGACCCTTATCTCTGGCTTGAGGACATCACCGGCGACGACGCGTTGGCGTGGGTGCGGGCGCACAACGAGCCGACGATCGCCCAGTTGAGCGGTGAGCGTTTCGAGACGATGCGCTCCGACGTGTTGGAGATCCTCGACACCGACGCGCGTATCCCGTATCCGGGCCGCCGTGGCGAGTATCTGTACAACTTCTGGCGCGACGAGGCGAACCCGCGCGGCCTGTGGCGGCGCACCACGCTGGAGAGCTACCGCACCAATGAACCCGACTGGGACGTGATCCTCGATCTGGATGAGCTGGCCCGGGCCGAGGACGAGAACTGGGTGTGGGCCGGACCCGAGGTGATCGAGCCGGATCACACATTGGCCATGATCAGCCTGTCCCGAGGCGGCGCAGACGCCACCGTGGTGCGTGAGTTCGATATGCGAACAAGGGAATTCGTTTCCGGCGGGTTCGAGCTGGCCGAGGCCAAGTCCTCGGTGTCCTGGGAGGACGAGGACACCCTGCTGGTGTGCACCGACTTCGGCGAGGGCTCGATGACCGAATCGGGTTATCCGCGGATCGCCAAGCGCTGGCGCCGTGGCCAGCTGTTGACCGAGGCCGAGACGGTGTACGAGGCCGAGCCGACCGATGTCCGGGTGATCGCCTCGATCGACCGGACCCCGGGCTTCGAGCACACCCGGCTGGGTCGTTACACCGACTTCTACCACCGCATCCGCTACGAGGTGCGCGACGGCGAGCTCATCGAGATCAAGGTGCCGACCGACTCGTCGCTGTCGCTGCACCGGGAGTGGTTGCTGATCTCGTTGCGCACCGACTGGCAGGTGGGCGGCGTCACCTACCCGGCCGGTGCGCTGCTGGGTGCCAAGTTCGACGATTTCCTTTCCGGCACCGCCGATCTCACGATGATCTACGAGCCGGACGAGCACAGCTGCCTGTCCAGTGTGCAGTGGACCAAAGAGAAGCTGATCCTCATCACGCTGCGCGATGTCGCCAGCCACGTCGAGGTCGTCACGCCCGGGACGTGGGAACGCAGGGACGCTCCGGACATCCCGCCGGCCGCGGACACCATCGTTGTCGACATCGATTACCTAGGTGACGAGGTCTTCTACAACTCAAGCGGATTCACCACCCCGTCGCGGCTGCTGTACGGCACCGCCGGCGGCCCGCTGGTTCAGGTCAAGTCCGCGCCGGCGTTCTATGACGCGACCGGCATCGGCGTGGAACAGTACTTCGCGACCTCCAAGGACGGCACGAAGGTCCCGTACTTCGTGGTCGGACGCCGCGACGAACCGAGCCCGACTCATCTCTACGGCTACGGCGGATTCCAGAATTCGTTGACGCCGGGCTACATCGGTGGCGCCGGGCGTGCCTGGCTGGAACGCGGCGGCACCTACGTGCAGGCCAACATCCGCGGTGGCGGCGAGTACGGTCCGGTCTGGCACAAGCAGGCCATGCGAGAGAACCGCCATGTGGTGTACGAGGATTTCGCCGCGGTAGCAGCCGATCTGGTGCGCCGCGGCATCACCACGGTCGAGCAACTCGGCGCTTCCGGCGGCAGCAACGGCGGGCTGTTGATGGGCGTCATTCTGACCCATTACCCCGAGTTGTTCGGGGCGTTGGTGTGCAGTGTCCCGCTACTGGACATGAAGCGCTTCCACCTGTTGTTGGCGGGTGCATCGTGGGTGGCCGAGTATGGCAATCCCGACGATCCGGCGGATTGGGAATTCATGTCGAAATACTCGCCGTACCAGAATATTTCGACCTCGGCGACGTACCCGCCGATCCTGATCACCACGTCGACCCGCGACGACCGGGTGCATCCCGGTCACGCCAGGAAGATGACGGCCGCGCTGGCGGCGGCCGGACACCGGGTGCTGTACTACGAGAACATCGAAGGTGGCCACGGTGGCGCCGCGGACAACAAGCAGTCCGCGTTCAAGGCAGCGCTGACCTACGAGTTCCTGTGGCAGACGCTCGGAGACCGCGCCTAG
- a CDS encoding DUF779 domain-containing protein encodes MNRAPARALITAAAADLLARLQGRHGALMFHQSGGCCDGSSPMCYPDGEFIVGDRDIVLAVLDVGSGVPVWISGPQFEAWKHTQLVIDVVPGRGGGFSLEAPEGMRFLSRGRAFTDEENALLAAQSPVTGAQYSAGARPPDNGSHLVDEAADACPVPGGRAAQM; translated from the coding sequence ATGAATCGAGCACCGGCGCGGGCCCTGATCACCGCGGCCGCCGCCGATCTGCTGGCGCGACTTCAGGGGCGCCACGGCGCGTTGATGTTCCACCAGTCCGGCGGATGCTGCGACGGCTCGTCGCCGATGTGTTACCCCGACGGCGAGTTCATCGTCGGGGACCGCGACATCGTGCTGGCGGTGCTGGATGTGGGCAGCGGCGTGCCGGTATGGATCTCCGGCCCGCAGTTCGAGGCGTGGAAGCACACCCAGCTGGTGATCGACGTCGTCCCCGGCCGAGGCGGCGGGTTCAGCCTGGAAGCGCCCGAGGGCATGCGGTTCCTGTCCCGTGGCCGGGCCTTCACCGACGAGGAGAACGCGCTGCTGGCCGCGCAGTCCCCGGTGACGGGCGCGCAGTACAGCGCCGGCGCCCGTCCACCCGACAACGGCAGCCACCTCGTCGACGAAGCCGCCGACGCCTGCCCGGTACCCGGAGGACGCGCCGCACAGATGTAG
- a CDS encoding putative holin, with product MIPLPRAWLLTGAMSVGVAVGLLAGIATTLLVTVPVRPDVVIALVLGVPGVLGTLLVVLSGRRWVTTLGAFALAIAPGWFGALAIIQVASHG from the coding sequence GTGATTCCGCTGCCACGGGCGTGGCTGCTGACCGGTGCAATGTCGGTCGGCGTAGCGGTCGGGCTGCTGGCAGGGATCGCCACGACATTGCTGGTGACAGTCCCCGTCCGGCCCGATGTGGTGATCGCCCTGGTCCTCGGAGTGCCCGGTGTCCTCGGGACGCTCCTGGTCGTCCTCTCGGGGCGGCGCTGGGTTACCACGCTCGGGGCCTTCGCCCTGGCCATCGCGCCCGGCTGGTTCGGGGCGCTGGCGATCATCCAGGTGGCATCCCATGGCTGA
- the lpdA gene encoding dihydrolipoyl dehydrogenase, whose product MTHFDVVVLGAGPGGYVAAIRAAQLGLNTAIVEPKYWGGVCLNVGCIPSKALLRNAELAHIFNKEAKTFGISGEATFDYGAAFDRSRKVADGRVAGVHFLMKKNKITEVHGYGTFTGPKSMSVKLNEGGTEELTFDNAIIATGSSTRLVPGTSLSDNVVTYETQILSRELPGSIIIAGAGAIGMEFAYVLKNYGVDVTIVEFLPRALPNEDAEVSKEIEKQYKKLGVKILTGTKVEGISDDGSTVKVTVSKDGKTEELKADKVLQAIGFAPNVEGFGLEAAGVALTDRKAIGIDDYMRTNVANIYSIGDVTGKLQLAHVAEAQGVVAAETIAGAETLALGDYRMMPRATFCQPQVASFGLTEEQAKAEGYDVVVAKFPFTANGKAHGLADPTGFVKLIADKKHLELIGGHLIGPDVSELLPELTLAQKWDLTANELARNVHTHPTLSEALQECFHGLTGHMINF is encoded by the coding sequence GTGACCCACTTTGACGTCGTCGTTCTCGGAGCTGGTCCCGGTGGATACGTCGCGGCCATCCGTGCCGCCCAACTGGGGCTGAACACCGCAATTGTCGAGCCCAAGTACTGGGGCGGCGTGTGCCTCAATGTCGGGTGTATCCCGTCCAAGGCCTTGCTGCGCAACGCGGAACTGGCACACATCTTCAATAAGGAAGCCAAGACCTTCGGCATCAGCGGGGAGGCCACCTTCGATTACGGTGCCGCTTTCGACCGCAGCCGCAAGGTCGCCGATGGCCGCGTCGCCGGCGTGCACTTCCTGATGAAGAAGAACAAGATCACCGAGGTCCACGGCTACGGCACCTTCACCGGGCCCAAGTCGATGTCGGTGAAGCTCAACGAGGGCGGCACCGAAGAGCTCACGTTCGACAACGCGATCATCGCGACCGGCTCGTCGACCCGACTGGTGCCCGGTACCTCGTTGTCCGACAACGTCGTCACCTACGAAACCCAGATCCTCTCGCGCGAGCTGCCGGGGTCGATCATCATCGCCGGCGCCGGTGCCATCGGCATGGAATTCGCCTACGTGCTCAAGAACTACGGCGTCGACGTCACCATCGTCGAGTTCCTGCCGCGCGCGCTGCCCAACGAGGATGCCGAGGTCTCCAAGGAGATCGAGAAGCAGTACAAGAAGCTGGGCGTGAAGATCCTCACCGGCACCAAGGTCGAGGGCATCTCAGATGATGGGTCGACGGTCAAGGTCACCGTCAGCAAGGACGGCAAGACCGAGGAGCTCAAGGCCGACAAGGTGCTGCAGGCCATCGGCTTCGCCCCCAACGTCGAAGGCTTCGGCCTGGAGGCGGCTGGGGTGGCGCTGACCGACCGCAAGGCCATCGGCATCGACGACTACATGCGCACCAATGTGGCGAACATCTACTCGATCGGCGATGTCACCGGCAAGCTGCAGCTGGCCCACGTTGCCGAGGCACAGGGTGTGGTGGCCGCTGAAACCATCGCCGGCGCAGAGACTCTGGCGCTGGGCGACTACCGGATGATGCCGCGCGCCACGTTCTGCCAGCCGCAGGTGGCCAGCTTCGGGCTCACCGAGGAGCAGGCCAAGGCGGAGGGGTACGACGTCGTCGTCGCCAAGTTCCCGTTCACCGCCAACGGCAAGGCGCACGGTTTGGCCGACCCGACCGGTTTCGTGAAGCTGATCGCCGACAAGAAGCACCTCGAGCTGATCGGCGGACACCTGATCGGGCCTGACGTCTCCGAACTGCTGCCGGAGCTGACCCTGGCGCAGAAGTGGGACCTGACCGCCAACGAGCTGGCCCGCAACGTGCACACCCACCCGACCCTGTCGGAGGCGCTGCAGGAGTGCTTCCACGGGCTGACCGGCCACATGATCAACTTTTGA